AAGCTGGGAAATTGAATATTTCCCATTTTAGCTTGAAAAAGtgaatttcattaaaatgaacaTATTTGGCTCTTGTTATTCTGCCAATAGACTAATCAGCTCAGTCTTTCAGCTCAGTCCAAATCCTCATTTATGTACATTAAACAACAACATGACAGACTAAACTGAGGAGCAGAGAATAAAGATCTCAGCACAGTTGCTGTCTGAGCTTTGAGACCAACAGTTGTCATCAGACTGTCGAAAGAAGAGCAGAGAATCGGGGAACCTGCAATTTTCCTTGGATTTTCCATCGAGCTCAACAGAAAGTTGGcctggagctgcagcttctAGCCGACATTGGAGACGAGGCTATCTGTGAAGAGCAGGAAAACTTCTCCACTTTGACATGAAGAATTCTCTGTTTCACTCTTTCATTTTCTATACCCTTGATAGGTTTTTACCAATGAAGGGCATCGAGTATCTAGTTGTTTTCCATCACCTGTTCAGGGCCTGTAAACCCAGTCTGAGCCTGGCTGCTTTCTTTAAACTGGGTCTTCCTCTCATCTGGATTGTCTGAAACTTTCTTCTGCGAGTGTTCAGATTGATTGCAGCTGGGGCTGTTGGCTGGGTTCATGCTGTGGGAGGCTGCAGCCGGCCAGCAGGGAGGAgctccaacatctggaaaaGAAGGAAAGCTGGCTGAGGCACAGAGACGAGAGCCCAGCGACATGGTTTTGCTCTCTGAGCCAGTGCTGCTGCCAGAGTGTTTGCAACTTAACTTTATGTGAATTAAAGGTTTCAGATGCCGGTGTTGTCGGATGAGCATTGAACCGATGCAGCGTGtgaagttgatttaaaaagcGTTTGTCTGTtggagagaaacagagtaaGACAGAGGGGTCGACCCAATGGAAAGAGTGGGCTGCTGTTGTTGAGATCCGACCCTATGGGCCCCTCTCGATGTAACAGCGTGTCTGAACATGTGGGAGCCGCCTGTAACAGGAGAAAGAAGGAAGGGGGCGTTGAGTTTGTGCCTGTGCTGGTCAAGAAaaacttttcctcctctttttattttagtgGACTTTTCTTTCAAAAACCTTGATGTCTTTCTTTGTTAAATCAGAGATTTCCTTTTCAGTTCAATTTCaatgaaagaaacaacaacCAGTGATGAACAGATTCCTTCAGTCAGTGATTATTAGAAGGATTTAAAAACCACCATTACAACTTACCATAATAGATCATATATAACCTTCATATTGTCTCTCTGACCCTATTGGATGCAGAGAATgtgcagaaaataaattaattgtTTGAATGACAATATTTTAGTTGACCTTGAACTTGTTCTTTTAATGATATCCTCCAAAGTAATGTTTCTACCCAGATGGTGAAAACCTGTCCATGTATTGTTGAGTTGTTTTGCAGATACACAGACAACGTTGGTGAAAATATAGATAAACACCTCATGGTGCTCGAGGTGAAGACAGGAGATAACCTGTTAAATTCCTGTTGCACTGAATCCAATAGTTATGAAGATATTTCAGTATAGGGCTACCAGGACTTCAATGGTTGGGTTTGACTTTATTCTTTTCTTAAAAGCTGGTTTTTAACGGGTTTAGGTGCGTCTGTTTATTTCCTTGTGAGTCAGTCAGAGGCACAGCGCAGGAAAGTGAGTTACTGTGGATGGATGTCACGTTTATTTCTGGTGGAGCTGTGCACTTTATCATGCAATGGTAATTATACGGTTTGGTCGGCTAGAAGTTCCAGCCAGGCAAAGTCGGTATAATTAACTTCTCTCTCCCATTTTGATCCTCTGCGCTTTAACTTTTCCTTCTCGGGCCCTGGTGGTGAACGTGTGCACCCAGCAGCTGAGGCAGAGCGAGAGCCTTCCCTGGGTTTACACAGCAGAGGGATGGAGGTTAGCAGAGCGAGAGAGGTAGTGGCGTCCCACCGGCAGCCTGGACAGAAGGGGCATTCATATCTTCGGATCCCCCCGGTCGTCCCCGACAGACCACAGTTTGTCGGCAAATCTACTCGCCGTTTACTGAGGAAATGTTCACTTAGTGCAGGAAGTCTGAGGTTTCCCCCCAAACGTTTGATTCCAGAAGTTACCCAAACAACAGCAGGGTTATAGGCAGGGTCAGAACAACATAGGTGGGAACTAAATCCTGAGGAGCTTAAAATGTCACTAAACCAGCAGCTGATGTATAAACAATTAGTAAAAAATACTCACCTATACCCCTGAAGCTATATGATTAGTTTTATCACAGAAAAATACTctcaacatttaaaacattaaaatcttttaaagtttattgagcaaaaatgcaaatgtattttgcacaaaacaaaaataaagcaaaaggaGTTACTGtacattaagaaaaaaaatctaacataggtcagtaaaataaagaaaaatatttttccacatagattttctgtttttatctgcCCGTGATTATAGTAAAagcaatattattatttaaaagtaCGTAAACAGAGGATAAACATATCAGGTAGTAAGCATAGAAAGTGGCACAGTGTTAATAGgctgcaaataaagatggacaacatgtctcAACTCTCTAAAGTTGCAGGTTCtggaccaatcacgagtcagtctcagctgtcaatcaaagtgTTTCACCCGTTTTCATATCGTCAAATAACTAATAAGAACCAAACTTAAAGGGAAAATTGACATTGgaataaacatcagtgtgataataacTGTACCTAACTTAACAGAAACTTTTCGTTTGGTTAATTTCCAAATAGTCAACGTTTAGGTTTGTGATCGACACtgcagccactagggggcgatcaagggGATTCGGCTTCCCTTCTGGGAGCTGCCCTGTCCAACTTTTTATATACGATCTATGGTTGGCACCACCGCATTGAACGATCTACCTTGAGGGCATTGATCATTTTGGAATGTTTTGCAATCTACATTATCTTTGCAAGATAAAGTTAATTCAAGTTTGGAAGGCACGAAGGCTTCAACTCGAATTCTTATCTGCAATTTGTGACATTTTCTGTGTCCACAGTGTTCATCATCCCATCTGTTCCCTGTATGAAAAGTGTCTGTGGAGAAAAGTATGCACAGATGTAGGTCGTATAGAACTAGGACACAGCGGAGTTGTGTTCCCGTCATAACCAAGGGTCCTTCTGCACCAGGTTTGTGCAGTTTCACTAATGTCCTGCAGGGGAAGCACAACGCCGACTCACTGCAGTTTCTTCAATTCGTTggctttcctcctcttcagcttcttcttaAGAAGCAGCAGGTCGATGTAGATGATGTGATCTAACAcggtagaggagcagaggagtccGCCATGGAGAGCTCCTGCTATCCCACAGCTGAACACGTCTTGGCCTGGAACAGAGGGACACATACAAATGACTGGATGAGAGAAGATACATGTATATCTGGACCTGGATCCAGGTTCTTGTCTGTGTTCCCCTTTAGAAACTCAAAAAACGATACAATTTCATCAATGTTTAGTTAGTAAATTCTTGCATTCCATAAAGTTATCAACCGTCCCGCATCAAGCATCAATCTGAGGGCCCATTGAGACGTCTCTATGCCTGGGACACCTTCagtcacaaaacacaaatgcatgTGCAGTAGTTTGTGATCTCCATACCTGACATGTAGAGGTTTTTGACGGGGGTGTTGCACCTGTTCCTCGCCACGGCCTCCGCATAGAAACGCTCGATGTTATGCTCTGCGGAGTACATGGCTCCACGTTGGGCACCCAGGTAGTGCATGTTGGTCAGCGGGGTCGCCACATCCTGGAAAACCAACTGGAGAGAACAAAAGTAAGGCTGCAGTTcatattcaaacacaaacaaatctctCACAGCTAATGAATAGATCTTGTTTAAGTACATGagatgttttaaatcattgtcaTTTTCATGCACAGACAGCAGAGATTAGTTTGGACATTTTGCCTCATCTACCTTGTCTCTGATTTTAGGGAACAGCGTGCAGGCCCAGTCGAAAAGGTTCTTAGCAAATCGCATTTTGTAGTCGTAGTAGTCGTTGCCCCGTTTCCTCACAGTCGTGTCCTTCCACTCCTCGAACCACTCGTACTTCACCATGGTCAGAATTGTCATGCAACATTTTCCTGTGATACACGAAACACACAAGGGGTCACATTTAATCCATGTAGACTCtcaggtgttttatttttacaaatcaTATCAAAATACATAAGGTAAAGACATATTCTATTTGCAGTTCagctttaaaacatgttttattagggaattACCCTtcaatttgtctttttatctGTAACTTCTGTTATTATGATGGGTGTTGTTTGTACCTGGGTTTCTGATTTTGGACTCTGGGTCTTTAGCGGACGGCATCGTGATGAACATCATCGGGATGTTATCTGGTGCTTCCTCTTTGCTCAGTGCAAAGAAGTCGTCCAtccttaaaaacaaatgtaaagtgATACATCAAAATACCAAAGTcagagcatcatcatcatcatcatctgatcCTCGACTCCATCTAGAGGATGAAAAGGGGATTTTCTAACTCCCTCAATGATTAAACTACTTAAAATATAACATGTTCCTTTATTTAAACTTTACAGTAAATCTTAAGTTacagtgttttgtttctctaCTGATGAATAAAACGTGGCCCATACCAGAAATGATAAGCATGTTCAATGCCCCTGGTCTTCATTGAGGAATCAGATGTATCGCTTCTTCTTATACAGTAGCGCCCCCTTGTGGTTACTAAACGCCAGAGAGATCACTGCTCTGCATACTTACGACTTGTCCATATCATTGTTCTTGAACAGCCAGAAGTTTGTGGACTCGAggcccacctcctcctcagtcccatCGAAGCCGCTGAAGACCAAGAACGACCCCCGGGCGTGTTTCATCATGTTCAGTCGCTCCTGAatatctaaaaataaaacacattatggATCTTGAGTCGTTTTTTATACAAGAATGTATGTTAttttggagaattttttcaTTTGGGGGATTTCTGTCTCTTACCGGGTTTGACCCGGATCTCAGGTGGAAGAAGTTTCTCGAAGGTGGTGAAGATTCCACAGTTGGAGACGACCACAGGCGCGTgaacctccagctcctcctgaccTTTCCTCACCTTCACGCCTGTCACAGAAATGGAACCATCGGGTCAGTTCCCTGGATGACATCTCTTTACCTTTAACTGGTTTGTTAATGAAGTGGCTGTGGCTCTCACCGTACGCTGCCCCCTTCTCATTCACCAGGATCTGGGAGACAGGAGCTCGGACCAGGCAGTTTCCTCCGTACCTCTGGATGGTGCGGACGATGTGGAAGGCGATTTCACTGGCACCACCTTTGGGGTAGTAGGCCCCTCGTTTGTAGTGATGAATCAGGAGGGCGTTGATCAGAACGCTGGAGTCCTTCGGAGGAACGCCTGAGGACAGAGAGTAAATACTTAATTATTCATTTAGCATAAGTTCAAGTCCCTCTCTAAACTCCTAAATTGAAATTGATTGAATAACATGGAAATTCATGGTTTCAAATCCATTCCAATGTACAATCAAATCCATTGATCATAGTCACTGTCCAAATACTTATGTACCTGACTGCATATATAAATGGTCTATAGTATCCTCAAATCAAAACTATAAGACAACACCTTATTGGCCCATAGTCAACTGTTCCATTTGAAATTCGGGTGAGTTCAAATTCAAATCTGAAATGTGTCACTGTCCTACTTTCCGTCTGCACTGTGCTTTCTGCCATAGCAGCTTCTTTGTGGAACCCACCGTAGAAGAGGTAGGAGAACATGACGTGGAGGTCCTTGTTCTTCGTCAGTGTGTTCACCAAACCGGACGCGCCTGTGCCAGAGAGGCGGAAGACCTCGGAGAAGAGGTCTGCGATGCCCGACTTCAGCAGGAATAGAGCAACCCACTGAGGGATCAGCTTCAGCGTCGCCAGGTAGTGAGTCTTCTTCGCTGAGATCTGTGGGAACATGGAGGCAGTTTGAAAAGGGAGGTTTCAAATGTGTGGTTTGTCTTTTGGAGGCGGGCGTGACACCGATGGCATCAAGTGTTCTACCTTCATGATTTTGAAGAAGGTCTCGATGGCCTCGGTTTCATCTGGAAACTGCTTCATCAGATGAGTCTTCATGTCCGTCTTCCCAGACACCATGGTGTACTCACGCTTGTCGTCGCCCAGGCCGATCTGGATGGTGTCGAAGTGGGGGTTCAGCTGCGTGAACTCCAGCTGACCCTCAGAGATCTGGTCGAAGGCGATCCGCAGCAGACTGTTCTCGTGGACCTGGCCGATGTAGTGAAgccctggaggagagagaggcagaaaggGAACCAGCTATTTCCGGCAGGTACTGAAGGTATGAAGGTGTTTCTTATCTCAATCAAACAAGGGAGAGAAATGGTCTTTACAACTGACATATCTAACCTATGAATACATATGTGAGCAAGAATGTCTCATTaagatgatgtttaaatgtattgtgtttttaaaacctcTTGTAAATGCATCCTCTCAATTGTTTATCTGCagttcctttctttctttctttttttacctttaggaggttgtgttttcacccctgtccgtttgtttgttggtttgtttgattgtaagcAGCATTATGAAAAAACTAATGAAGGGATTGTCATGAAACCTGGAGGAAGGTTATGATAAAGGTCATGGTAGAAcccattaattaaaaaaaggtcTTCATaggtcttgatgaaaaaaataggCACATTTAGGTCAATTCTCTCTATGAGTGGGAAAAAGATGAAGAGCTGCTTCCTGCATCACATCCTAAGTTTTCTTACCAACATCAAACTCGAAGCCTTTCTCGATGTAGGTGTGGCAGCAGCCGCCGGCCTGGTCGTGTTGCTCCAGCACCAGGACTTTCTTCCCCGCTTTGGCCAGCGTGGCGCCGGCCGTCAGTCCGCCAATACCACTGCCAATGACGATGACGTCCAGACCCTCAGGGACCTTGTCGAGGCTGAAACCTGGAaggaaacacacagagctgctgtaaACGTGGTCAAACTGATCCAGATATCTTCAAATCAAGTATTATAAATaagattataattattaaattGTAAATCTGTTGCATAATTGGATTACACAATTCAGTCTAAAGGTTGCTCTAAACACCTGTGTTTCCATGCTGGCTGTTAAAAGTATATTAGTATGCTAAGTTAATCTTTAGGTCATAATCCAattaagataaaacacatggaTGAAAAACAATTACTGTTCTTCTGCTTATCTAAATGACCTGTTTGTTGGTATGTTGCAGCTAACAGGGTAATTTAGATAAAACTGTATCAGCACAGATCTGTTGTAAAAACGTGAGTGAGTTAGTTAtatataaaagtaaaacatttttaccaaattttactttttatatagttggaaacacattcacacactttcaTTACTTGTCAATTTAATTTCTTAGTGTTCTCTATCTGATTTGTTTGATTTGGTCAAGCTGCActttgaaacacaaacaaaagctcCTCATGAATTTAGTCAGAAATATAATTCTTTAATAAAATCATGACCAATGTGGTTATTttatgtgattttctttttgactGAAGTGGAACTAATGACAGAAATGAAGTCTTCCATTTAGATTTCATAGATACATTCTACAGATCTGACATATCCAACAACTCCATGTTCCATGAAATGTTTACTTCTACACTTGCTATGAATATAACTACAGATACAAAGAATTTTAACGATTACAAAATTTGTAGATATGTTATTTTTCTCAAGTTTAAGTGTGAATTCATTCAAGGTTCTTCAGATTATCCTAGTGAATTTATATCACAACATGTTTATCCTATATTTTACGTATTTGatgttattttgtgttaaatTCAGTTCCCACCGAGCTCATCAGGCTTAACTGGTAGAAGAACATATTTCAAATCATTGCATCACTTCCACTGGGATGTTTCTGACTGGTCGTTGTACCTTGCTTGATGACCTTGTCCCGCTTCTTCTGATCAAACTCTCGAGGTCCTGGCGGTCTCAGCGACTCCAGGGAGAACGGGCTCGGTTTCCCAAACAGGTACCAGTACGTCCCGCCGGCCCATATCACCAACCACACTAAGAAAACCAGCAGCCACATTATGGAGGAAGATCCCTGCTACAGCTGCAGAGCCCAGTGATCCCAGTAGCTTCAGAACTGTGCTGTCCTCACAAGGCTCCTTTTATAACGCCCAGAGCCGAAGGTCTGCAGGAAAGGAGGGATTTCATGTTCGGGTGAGTAATAAAGATAAAGACCCATTTTCTCTTATTATGAAACTGCATAGATGAAGGGTGCCATCTGCCGCCCGccttaaacatttaatttttttccctAGATATGTACAGTTATAGAAAAACAATTGTGTAAGGAATctgtatattaatatttgaaatgcAGTAGTTTTGAAGTAAATGGGCACATCCCCACTAAGGTTGCAAACTAaaagtaataaaatgtatatatgttgTATGAACAGCATTTATTGATTCCAAGGAGCTTATGACTTCAATAGATAAGAACTATCCACCAATGCTCTTATCAGATAAGACAATTAAGATAAAGAATAAACTAATAACTAAACGTCCGAGGCGTTTTCACACTGTGTCCGGATTTACAACTTTACAAGAGACATAAACCTGAACGAGAGTTTCAACACTTCAGACGTGAATACAACAAGAAATCCGGATTCTACTTTTAAAATCTTTATACAAAAACAGCGAAAGCAATAATCAAACCCATCTTAAAAAAGTTTCTTCTGAAAGAGAATAATAAGCGTGAATCAAATCTCCTTTGATCTCTGTAATTACTTTGTTTTTCCGAACCCACTTGTTTTGTGTAATCTCTGCATGGACTTTGTGTTCTGGTGAAACACTTCATCAGTTGACTTTGAGCCAGAGACTTAATCTGCAGCCACAGATAACATGAAGCCTAGAAGAAGCTGTTATGTTGGAAACAGACAGTGAATATTAAAACCTGTCAAACTGGGCGGAAGCTGCTGTAACTGATCATTTTTCTTTAATGATGGATTCGTCTCACTTAGTTGTTCCCAGGCCAGGGTCCTGTTATTCTAAGGTTAGGTTACAATACGTGTGTTTAACAGGGAATAGAGAGATCTGCAGAAGATTCTTGGTTTTTGATTTCCTTGAAAATGTTCACAAAatcaattaaatataaatataaacaaggaTATTATCATATTTGAACCCATTCAGATCATTTTGACCTCCATCAAGGTggttatgttttcttctgtgtgtctgttagatTGCAGGATCACACAAAAGCTCCTGACCAGTGGTTTTATCTGCATGTGTAGTGGAATAAgtatttttattgtgtgtgtgttgaatctCAGATTACTGCTCTGTGATGTGTAATCTGTCCTGACCAGCTCAAACTTTACCCCTGTGGTAAAACACTGATTTATCACCTTCGTCCTCTAAATGATAAGTGACCCATAAGAAGGTCGCTATACGTCCAGGGCgtagtttgttgtttgttgccCCGGATTGAAAGTGACACTAATTGGATGCAGAGCTCGAACGGCAAGGAGCTTAAGGACTTTGATACAGGAAGCAGCTCCCGTGTCACCGACTGCTGCAGATAAAGAAATCCTATTAAGAATTAGACTAAGCGGCAGCTGCACGACTCCTTTGACTTTGCCCTGTTTCGAGCTGTGACACAGGTCGAGTGACTTGCACCCTGAATCGATTCCATAAAGCAAGAGCAATAAAAGTGAGATCTACTAATGAGCATCAATAACCAGAGCAGCCGGGTCAGGTCAAAGCTTTGTACAGCTATTTGCATTTAATTACAAATTGACACATGAACATTTTTTTACATCCACAGATACAGACAGTAATCCAGTGATGGATTTCTCTTCTGGCAGAATTCTCTTAGTTTGCTCTCTACTGTACAATCTTGATCCACAATAACTCCTCTACAGGGGAAATTTACAGCAATGCAACCAGCTCCCGTATAAAAACCGTGTGCCGTTTCTCTGGTTGCATTGTGTGCTATGTTATTATGCAGCCTCCCTTGTCTCCCTTGTACGGGTTCTTGTCGTCCGAAACGCCCTTGATCAGCGGGTCGTTTGGCAGCAGTCCCTCCACGAACTGAATCGTATCTGCACAGTTTGCATTCACCTGGAGGGACGGAAACCAGAGCAAGACATtagtattgttattatcattacaaGGCAGGAAACATTTAAACGTGCATGCTTTCTTTTTGATGCCTTAAATTAcagaaaaggttttttttttctcccacacaGCTGATTTCAAGGAAAATATGAAATTCTGTTGTGTTGACTTACTGGTGTTCTAG
The Pleuronectes platessa chromosome 21, fPlePla1.1, whole genome shotgun sequence DNA segment above includes these coding regions:
- the si:ch1073-13h15.3 gene encoding inactive all-trans-retinol 13,14-reductase, producing MWLLVFLVWLVIWAGGTYWYLFGKPSPFSLESLRPPGPREFDQKKRDKVIKQGFSLDKVPEGLDVIVIGSGIGGLTAGATLAKAGKKVLVLEQHDQAGGCCHTYIEKGFEFDVGLHYIGQVHENSLLRIAFDQISEGQLEFTQLNPHFDTIQIGLGDDKREYTMVSGKTDMKTHLMKQFPDETEAIETFFKIMKISAKKTHYLATLKLIPQWVALFLLKSGIADLFSEVFRLSGTGASGLVNTLTKNKDLHVMFSYLFYGVPPKDSSVLINALLIHHYKRGAYYPKGGASEIAFHIVRTIQRYGGNCLVRAPVSQILVNEKGAAYGVKVRKGQEELEVHAPVVVSNCGIFTTFEKLLPPEIRVKPDIQERLNMMKHARGSFLVFSGFDGTEEEVGLESTNFWLFKNNDMDKSMDDFFALSKEEAPDNIPMMFITMPSAKDPESKIRNPGKCCMTILTMVKYEWFEEWKDTTVRKRGNDYYDYKMRFAKNLFDWACTLFPKIRDKLVFQDVATPLTNMHYLGAQRGAMYSAEHNIERFYAEAVARNRCNTPVKNLYMSGQDVFSCGIAGALHGGLLCSSTVLDHIIYIDLLLLKKKLKRRKANELKKLQ
- the gngt2b gene encoding guanine nucleotide-binding protein G(I)/G(S)/G(O) subunit gamma-T2b, whose amino-acid sequence is MARDMSDKEILKMELDQLKKEVSTPRTPVNANCADTIQFVEGLLPNDPLIKGVSDDKNPYKGDKGGCIIT